The proteins below come from a single Flavobacteriales bacterium genomic window:
- a CDS encoding IS200/IS605 family transposase produces the protein TDEMVNEYLEHHRRSDDNGGSNFIIE, from the coding sequence ACAGATGAAATGGTGAATGAATATCTGGAGCATCACAGAAGGAGTGATGACAATGGCGGAAGCAATTTCATCATTGAGTGA